In Saccharothrix syringae, the following are encoded in one genomic region:
- a CDS encoding MlaE family ABC transporter permease, producing the protein MATLNDRFRKAAGAPLSVLDTLGDQLWFYLRALAWTPRTLTRYLRETLRLLAEVSFGSGALAVIGGTIGVMVGLSVFTGTVVGLQGFTALNQIGTSAFAGFVSAYFNTREIAPLVAGLALSATVGSGFTAQLGAMRISEEIDALEVMGIPSLPFLVTTRIIAGFVAIIPLYVIGLLTSYLAARFITVEFYGQSAGTYDHYFNLFLPPVDVLWSFGKVLVFSVVIILTHCYYGYRASGGPAGVGVAVGRAVRTAIVTTSLLDFFLSMAIWGTTTTVRIAG; encoded by the coding sequence GTGGCCACGCTCAACGACCGGTTCCGCAAGGCGGCCGGCGCACCGCTGTCGGTGCTCGACACCCTCGGCGACCAGCTCTGGTTCTACCTGCGCGCGCTGGCGTGGACGCCGCGCACGCTGACCCGCTACCTGCGGGAGACGCTGCGCCTGCTCGCCGAGGTGAGCTTCGGCTCGGGCGCGCTGGCGGTCATCGGCGGCACGATCGGCGTCATGGTCGGCCTGTCGGTGTTCACCGGCACCGTGGTCGGCCTCCAGGGCTTCACCGCGCTGAACCAGATCGGCACGTCGGCGTTCGCGGGCTTCGTGTCCGCCTACTTCAACACCCGCGAGATCGCGCCGCTGGTGGCCGGGCTCGCGCTGTCCGCGACCGTGGGCTCGGGCTTCACCGCCCAGCTGGGCGCGATGCGGATCTCCGAGGAGATCGACGCGCTGGAGGTCATGGGCATCCCCAGCCTGCCGTTCCTGGTCACCACCCGGATCATCGCGGGTTTCGTCGCGATCATCCCGCTGTACGTGATCGGCCTGCTCACCTCCTACCTGGCCGCGCGGTTCATCACGGTCGAGTTCTACGGCCAGTCGGCGGGCACGTACGACCACTACTTCAACCTGTTCCTACCCCCGGTGGACGTGCTCTGGTCGTTCGGCAAGGTGCTCGTCTTCTCGGTCGTGATCATCCTGACCCACTGCTACTACGGCTACCGCGCCAGCGGCGGCCCGGCGGGCGTGGGCGTCGCGGTCGGTCGCGCGGTGCGCACCGCCATCGTCACGACCAGCCTGCTGGACTTCTTCCTGAGCATGGCGATCTGGGGCACCACCACGACGGTGAGGATCGCCGGATGA
- a CDS encoding MlaE family ABC transporter permease translates to MFSLGIDVVRNTFRRPFQLREFIQQCWFVVSVTVLPTALVSIPFGAVIALQLGSLTRQLGAQSFTGAASVLAIIQQASPIVTALLIAGAGGSAICADLGSRTIREEIDAMEVLGVSPIHRLVVPRVLAAMLVSVLLNGMVSVVGVMGGYFFNVVLQDGTPGAYLASFSALAQLPDLWISEIKALIFGFIAGIVAAYRGLNPAGGPKGVGDAVNQAVVITFLLLFFVNFVLTTIYLQVVPAKGS, encoded by the coding sequence ATGTTCTCGCTGGGCATCGACGTGGTCCGCAACACCTTCCGCCGCCCGTTCCAGCTGCGCGAGTTCATCCAGCAGTGCTGGTTCGTGGTGAGCGTGACGGTGCTGCCCACGGCCCTGGTGTCCATCCCGTTCGGCGCGGTCATCGCGCTGCAGCTCGGCTCGCTGACCCGCCAGCTCGGCGCCCAGTCGTTCACCGGCGCGGCGAGCGTGCTGGCGATCATCCAGCAGGCCAGCCCGATCGTGACCGCGCTGCTGATCGCGGGCGCGGGCGGCTCGGCCATCTGCGCCGACCTGGGCTCGCGCACCATCCGCGAGGAGATCGACGCGATGGAGGTGCTGGGCGTCTCGCCGATCCACCGCCTGGTCGTGCCGCGCGTGCTGGCCGCGATGCTGGTCAGCGTGCTGCTCAACGGCATGGTCAGCGTGGTCGGCGTGATGGGCGGCTACTTCTTCAACGTCGTGCTCCAGGACGGCACGCCCGGCGCCTACCTGGCCAGCTTCAGCGCGCTGGCCCAGCTGCCGGACCTGTGGATCTCCGAGATCAAGGCGCTGATCTTCGGGTTCATCGCCGGGATCGTGGCCGCCTACCGGGGCCTCAACCCGGCGGGCGGCCCCAAGGGCGTCGGCGACGCGGTCAACCAGGCCGTGGTCATCACGTTCCTGCTGCTGTTCTTCGTGAACTTCGTGCTCACCACGATCTACCTCCAGGTCGTCCCGGCGAAGGGGAGCTGA
- a CDS encoding ABC transporter ATP-binding protein, producing the protein MGVEVVVEGLTKSFGRQTIWRDVTLTLPPGEVSVMLGPSGTGKSVFLKSLVGLLKPERGKIVINGTDLVRCSEHKLYETRKLFGVLFQDGALFGSMNLFDNVAFPLREHTRKTEAEVRRIVLEKMEMVGLVGAEKKLPGEISGGMRKRAGLARALVLDPEIILCDEPDSGLDPVRTAYLSQLLIDLNAQIDATILIVTHNITLARTVPDNLGMLFRRELVMFGPREVLLTSDEPVVEQFLNGRRIGPIGMSEEKDQATMAAELAHRAAGHSDGSPDEDVRGVVPQLEPTPGLPPRGAVRRRKDRVMSILHTLPPDAQKGIVASLTPEERRHYGVMAGSAAPTAPLTPSPWPRQGGVL; encoded by the coding sequence ATGGGCGTCGAGGTGGTCGTCGAGGGCCTGACCAAGTCCTTCGGCAGGCAGACCATCTGGCGGGACGTCACGCTCACGCTCCCGCCGGGCGAGGTCAGCGTCATGCTGGGGCCCTCCGGCACCGGCAAGTCCGTCTTCCTGAAGTCGCTGGTCGGCCTGCTCAAGCCCGAGCGCGGCAAGATCGTCATCAACGGCACCGACCTGGTGCGCTGCTCGGAGCACAAGCTGTACGAGACCCGGAAGCTGTTCGGCGTCCTGTTCCAGGACGGCGCGCTGTTCGGCTCGATGAACCTCTTCGACAACGTCGCGTTCCCGCTGCGCGAGCACACCCGCAAGACCGAGGCCGAGGTCCGGCGGATCGTGCTGGAGAAGATGGAGATGGTCGGCCTCGTCGGCGCGGAGAAAAAGCTCCCCGGCGAGATCTCCGGTGGCATGCGCAAGCGCGCCGGCCTGGCCCGCGCCCTCGTGCTCGACCCCGAGATCATCCTGTGCGACGAGCCGGACTCCGGCCTTGACCCGGTCCGCACCGCCTACCTGAGCCAGTTGCTGATCGACCTGAACGCGCAGATCGACGCGACCATCCTGATCGTCACGCACAACATCACGCTGGCCCGCACGGTCCCGGACAACCTGGGCATGCTCTTCCGCCGCGAACTGGTCATGTTCGGCCCCCGCGAGGTGCTCCTGACCAGCGACGAACCGGTGGTCGAGCAGTTCCTCAACGGCCGCCGCATCGGGCCGATCGGCATGTCGGAGGAGAAGGACCAGGCGACGATGGCCGCGGAGCTGGCGCACCGGGCCGCGGGTCACTCGGACGGCTCGCCCGACGAGGACGTGCGCGGCGTGGTGCCCCAGCTGGAGCCCACGCCCGGCCTGCCGCCGCGCGGTGCGGTGCGCCGCCGCAAGGACCGGGTGATGAGCATCCTGCACACGCTGCCGCCCGACGCCCAGAAGGGCATCGTCGCGAGCCTCACGCCCGAGGAGCGCCGCCACTACGGCGTCATGGCCGGCTCCGCCGCACCCACCGCGCCCCTCACGCCCAGCCCCTGGCCGCGGCAGGGGGGCGTGCTGTGA
- the rplL gene encoding 50S ribosomal protein L7/L12 — protein sequence MAKLSTDELLDAFKEMTLLELSAFVKQFEETFEVTAAAPVAVAAAGPAAAAAPAEEEKDEFTVVLEGAGDKKIQVIKVVREVVSGLGLKEAKELVESAPKPLLENVAKDVADAAKEKLEAAGAKISLK from the coding sequence ATGGCGAAGCTCAGCACCGACGAGCTGCTCGACGCGTTCAAGGAGATGACCCTCCTGGAGCTGTCGGCCTTCGTGAAGCAGTTCGAGGAGACCTTCGAGGTCACCGCCGCCGCGCCGGTCGCCGTCGCCGCCGCCGGCCCGGCCGCCGCCGCTGCTCCCGCCGAGGAGGAGAAGGACGAGTTCACCGTCGTCCTCGAGGGCGCCGGCGACAAGAAGATCCAGGTCATCAAGGTCGTCCGCGAGGTCGTCTCGGGCCTGGGCCTGAAGGAGGCCAAGGAGCTGGTCGAGTCCGCTCCGAAGCCGCTGCTGGAGAACGTGGCGAAGGACGTCGCCGACGCCGCCAAGGAGAAGCTCGAGGCCGCCGGCGCCAAGATCTCGCTCAAGTGA
- the rplJ gene encoding 50S ribosomal protein L10, with product MAKPSKVSAVAELTDKFRGSSAAVVTEYRGLSMAQLTTLRRALGAGTTYTVAKNTLVKRAAEDAGVEGLEALLVGPTAIAFVEGEPVDAAKALRDFAKDNKALVIKGGYMDGRPLSVEEVAAIADLETREVLLAKLAGAMKGNLAKAAGLFNAPASQVARLAAALQEKRSSEAPAADEAEAPAES from the coding sequence ATGGCGAAGCCCAGCAAGGTTTCGGCCGTCGCCGAGCTCACGGACAAGTTCCGCGGGAGCTCGGCCGCCGTCGTCACCGAGTACCGCGGCCTCTCCATGGCGCAGCTCACCACGCTGCGTCGCGCTCTCGGCGCGGGCACCACGTACACCGTTGCGAAGAACACGCTGGTCAAGCGTGCCGCTGAGGACGCGGGCGTCGAGGGCCTGGAGGCCCTGCTCGTCGGTCCGACCGCCATCGCCTTCGTCGAGGGCGAGCCGGTCGACGCGGCCAAGGCGCTGCGTGACTTCGCGAAGGACAACAAGGCCCTGGTCATCAAGGGCGGCTACATGGACGGCCGCCCCCTCTCGGTCGAAGAGGTCGCCGCGATCGCGGACCTCGAGACCCGCGAGGTGCTGCTCGCCAAGCTGGCGGGCGCGATGAAGGGCAACCTGGCCAAGGCTGCGGGTCTGTTCAACGCCCCGGCTTCCCAGGTCGCCCGCCTGGCCGCTGCCCTGCAGGAGAAGCGGTCCTCGGAGGCGCCCGCCGCCGACGAGGCCGAGGCTCCGGCCGAAAGCTGA
- the rplA gene encoding 50S ribosomal protein L1: MKRSKAYKNAAELVDRERLYSPLEAAKLAKETSKVKLDATVEVAIRLGVDPRKADQMVRGTVNLPHGTGKTARVIVFATGEKAAEAEAAGADAVGSEDLIERIQGGWLDFDAAIATPDQMAKVGRIARILGPRGLMPNPKTGTVTPEVAKAVTDIKGGKINFRVDKQANLHLVIGKVSFEPEKLVENYAAALDEILRAKPSAAKGRYLKKVTVSTTMGPGIPVDPNRTRNLLTDEATV, encoded by the coding sequence ATGAAGCGCAGCAAGGCGTACAAGAACGCCGCCGAGCTGGTGGACCGGGAGCGGCTGTACTCGCCGCTGGAGGCCGCCAAGCTCGCCAAGGAGACGTCCAAGGTCAAGCTGGACGCGACCGTCGAGGTCGCCATCCGGCTCGGCGTCGACCCCCGCAAGGCCGACCAGATGGTCCGCGGCACCGTGAACCTGCCGCACGGTACGGGCAAGACCGCCCGCGTGATCGTCTTCGCCACCGGTGAGAAGGCCGCCGAGGCCGAGGCCGCCGGTGCCGACGCGGTCGGCTCCGAGGACCTGATCGAGCGCATCCAGGGTGGCTGGCTCGACTTCGACGCCGCGATCGCGACGCCCGACCAGATGGCGAAGGTCGGTCGCATCGCCCGCATCCTCGGCCCGCGCGGCCTGATGCCGAACCCGAAGACCGGCACGGTGACCCCCGAGGTCGCCAAGGCCGTGACGGACATCAAGGGCGGTAAGATCAACTTCCGCGTCGACAAGCAGGCGAACCTGCACCTGGTGATCGGCAAGGTGTCGTTCGAGCCGGAGAAGCTGGTCGAGAACTACGCGGCCGCGCTGGACGAGATCCTGCGCGCCAAGCCGTCCGCGGCGAAGGGCCGGTACCTGAAGAAGGTCACCGTCTCGACGACGATGGGCCCCGGCATCCCGGTCGACCCGAACCGGACCCGGAACCTGCTGACCGACGAAGCCACCGTCTGA
- the rplK gene encoding 50S ribosomal protein L11: MPPKKKKLAAIIKLQIKAGAANPAPPVGPALGQHGVNIMEFCKQYNAATESQRGTVVPVEISVYEDRSFDFKLKTPPAAKLLLKAAGVEKGSGEPHRTKVAKVTMDQVREIAQTKMVDLNANDVDQAAKIIAGTARSMGITIEG, from the coding sequence ATGCCACCCAAGAAGAAGAAGCTCGCAGCGATCATCAAGCTGCAGATCAAGGCCGGGGCCGCGAACCCCGCGCCGCCCGTGGGTCCCGCCCTGGGTCAGCACGGCGTCAACATCATGGAGTTCTGCAAGCAGTACAACGCCGCGACCGAGTCGCAGCGGGGCACTGTCGTGCCGGTCGAGATCTCCGTGTACGAGGACCGCTCGTTCGACTTCAAGCTCAAGACCCCGCCGGCCGCGAAGCTGCTGCTCAAGGCCGCCGGCGTGGAGAAGGGCTCGGGCGAGCCGCACCGCACCAAGGTCGCCAAGGTGACCATGGACCAGGTGCGCGAGATCGCGCAGACCAAGATGGTCGACCTCAACGCCAACGACGTGGACCAGGCCGCGAAGATCATCGCCGGCACCGCCCGCTCCATGGGCATCACGATCGAGGGCTGA
- the nusG gene encoding transcription termination/antitermination protein NusG gives MTSENGVDAQEHDDLTDEQGFDGGVEDVVEQDEASEDTAPEEDALPEGSAPVGDIHDEPADPAAEMREALRHAPGDWYVVHSYAGYENKVKTNLETRIQTLDMEDYIFQVEVPTEEVTEIKNGQRKQVQRKVLPGYILVRMELNDASWSAVRNTPGVTGFVGATSKPSPLTIDEVLKFLLPQVEQKPAAGKKAAAAPAKSTVEVDFEVGESVTVMDGPFATLPATISEVNADGQKLKVLVSIFGRETPVELSFSQVSKI, from the coding sequence GTGACCTCCGAGAACGGCGTTGACGCCCAGGAGCACGACGACCTGACCGACGAGCAGGGCTTCGACGGTGGTGTCGAGGACGTCGTCGAGCAGGACGAGGCGTCGGAGGACACCGCGCCGGAGGAGGACGCGCTCCCGGAGGGGTCCGCTCCCGTCGGGGACATCCACGACGAGCCCGCCGACCCGGCGGCCGAGATGCGCGAGGCCCTGCGGCACGCGCCCGGCGACTGGTACGTCGTGCACTCGTACGCGGGCTACGAGAACAAGGTCAAGACCAACCTCGAGACGCGCATCCAGACGCTCGACATGGAGGACTACATCTTCCAGGTCGAGGTGCCGACCGAGGAAGTCACCGAGATCAAGAACGGCCAGCGCAAGCAGGTGCAGCGCAAGGTGCTGCCCGGCTACATCCTGGTCCGCATGGAGCTCAACGACGCCTCGTGGAGCGCGGTGCGCAACACGCCGGGCGTGACGGGTTTCGTCGGCGCGACGTCGAAGCCGTCGCCGCTGACCATCGACGAGGTGCTGAAGTTCCTGCTGCCCCAGGTCGAGCAGAAGCCCGCCGCAGGCAAGAAGGCCGCCGCGGCACCCGCGAAGTCGACCGTCGAGGTGGACTTCGAGGTCGGCGAGTCGGTCACCGTCATGGACGGCCCGTTCGCCACGCTGCCCGCCACGATCAGCGAGGTCAACGCGGACGGCCAGAAGCTGAAGGTCCTGGTGTCGATCTTCGGCCGCGAGACTCCGGTCGAGCTGTCGTTCAGCCAGGTCTCCAAGATCTGA
- the secE gene encoding preprotein translocase subunit SecE, giving the protein MSEGREQDQPEERESASRPVTAAARRERRGSARPAGRKDAAAPAGKSAEADTDAEDRKGRPTRSRTDQEKRPGFFGRIVRYFREVVSELRKVIWPTRKQMVTYTGVVLVFVAFMVALVFGLDTAFAWGMFRVFG; this is encoded by the coding sequence ATGAGCGAGGGCCGCGAGCAGGACCAGCCGGAAGAGCGCGAGAGCGCGTCCCGGCCGGTCACCGCCGCCGCGCGCCGCGAGCGCCGCGGCTCCGCCCGGCCGGCGGGCCGCAAGGACGCCGCCGCCCCGGCGGGCAAGTCGGCCGAGGCCGACACCGACGCCGAGGACAGGAAGGGCCGTCCCACGCGCTCTCGGACGGACCAGGAGAAGCGTCCCGGCTTCTTCGGCAGGATCGTCCGGTACTTCCGCGAGGTGGTCAGCGAGCTGCGGAAGGTCATCTGGCCGACCCGCAAGCAGATGGTCACCTACACCGGGGTCGTGTTGGTCTTCGTGGCCTTCATGGTGGCGTTGGTCTTCGGCCTGGACACGGCCTTCGCCTGGGGCATGTTCCGGGTGTTCGGCTGA
- a CDS encoding pyridoxal phosphate-dependent aminotransferase encodes MGTPETTTENTSSDHPRVSKRIGGIAESATLAVDAKAKALKAAGRPVIGFGAGEPDFPTPAAVVAAAQAACADPRNHRYTPAAGLPELREAVAAKTKRDSGYEVSASQVLITNGGKQAVYQAFATIVDPGDEVLLPAPYWTTYPEAITLAGGVPVQVTADESTDYLVTVEQLEAARTPRTKVLLLCSPSNPTGSVYSREQITAIGEWALANGLWVVTDEIYEHLLYDGAETASLPVAVPAMADRTIVLNGVAKTYAMTGWRVGWLIGPADVVKAAANLQSHLTSNVANVSQRAALEAVSGSLDAAHEMRTAFDRRRRTIVELLSAIPGVECPTPKGAFYVYPSVKALIGKRLRGAEITDTVTLAALILEHAEVAVVPGEAFGTPGYLRLSYALGDDDLKTGVTRMAELLAEVE; translated from the coding sequence ATGGGCACGCCTGAGACGACCACCGAGAACACCTCCTCCGACCACCCGCGCGTCTCCAAGCGCATCGGGGGCATCGCCGAGTCCGCCACCCTGGCGGTCGACGCGAAGGCGAAGGCGCTCAAGGCGGCCGGCCGGCCGGTCATCGGGTTCGGCGCGGGCGAGCCGGACTTCCCGACCCCCGCGGCCGTCGTCGCCGCCGCGCAGGCCGCGTGCGCCGACCCCCGCAACCACCGCTACACGCCCGCCGCGGGCCTGCCGGAGCTGCGGGAAGCCGTGGCCGCCAAGACCAAGCGGGACTCCGGCTACGAGGTCTCCGCCTCCCAGGTGCTGATCACCAACGGCGGCAAGCAGGCCGTCTACCAGGCGTTCGCCACGATCGTGGACCCGGGCGACGAGGTGCTGCTGCCGGCGCCGTACTGGACCACCTACCCCGAGGCGATCACGCTGGCGGGCGGCGTCCCGGTGCAGGTCACCGCGGACGAGTCGACCGACTACCTGGTCACCGTCGAGCAGCTGGAGGCCGCGCGCACGCCGCGGACCAAGGTCCTCCTGCTGTGCTCGCCGTCGAACCCCACCGGCTCGGTCTACAGCCGCGAGCAGATCACCGCCATCGGCGAGTGGGCCCTGGCCAACGGCCTGTGGGTGGTCACCGACGAGATCTACGAGCACCTGCTCTACGACGGCGCGGAGACCGCGTCGCTGCCGGTGGCCGTGCCCGCGATGGCGGACCGGACGATCGTGCTCAACGGCGTGGCCAAGACCTACGCGATGACCGGCTGGCGGGTGGGCTGGCTGATCGGCCCGGCGGACGTGGTCAAGGCCGCGGCGAACCTCCAGTCGCACCTGACCTCGAACGTGGCCAACGTCTCGCAGCGCGCGGCGCTGGAGGCCGTCTCCGGCTCGCTGGACGCGGCGCACGAGATGCGCACCGCGTTCGACCGCCGCCGGCGCACCATCGTGGAGCTGCTCTCGGCCATCCCCGGCGTGGAGTGCCCGACCCCGAAGGGCGCGTTCTACGTCTACCCGTCGGTGAAGGCCCTGATCGGCAAGCGCCTGCGCGGCGCGGAGATCACCGACACCGTCACGCTCGCGGCGCTGATCCTGGAGCACGCCGAGGTGGCCGTGGTGCCCGGCGAGGCGTTCGGCACCCCCGGCTACCTGCGCCTGTCCTACGCCCTGGGCGACGACGACCTGAAGACCGGCGTGACCCGCATGGCCGAACTGCTGGCCGAGGTCGAGTAG
- a CDS encoding MaoC family dehydratase, producing MITAAEVAVGDELPPLSVRVTRADLVRYAGASGDFNPIHWNERFAREVGLPGVIAHGMLTMALAGRVVTDWVGDPGAVVEYGVRFGRPVPVPDDDEGALVEVTGKVAKVLEDGTFRVHVTAAFEGKSVLGGAFARVRLP from the coding sequence ATGATCACTGCTGCCGAGGTTGCCGTCGGGGACGAGCTGCCCCCGCTGTCGGTGCGGGTGACGCGGGCCGACCTGGTGCGCTACGCGGGGGCTTCGGGTGACTTCAACCCGATCCACTGGAACGAGCGGTTCGCGCGCGAGGTGGGGCTGCCGGGGGTCATCGCGCACGGGATGCTGACGATGGCGCTGGCCGGGCGCGTGGTGACGGACTGGGTCGGCGACCCGGGTGCCGTGGTCGAGTACGGCGTGCGGTTCGGGAGGCCGGTGCCGGTGCCCGACGACGACGAGGGCGCGCTGGTGGAGGTCACCGGGAAGGTGGCCAAGGTCCTGGAGGACGGGACGTTCCGGGTGCACGTGACGGCCGCGTTCGAGGGCAAGTCGGTGCTGGGCGGTGCGTTCGCCCGCGTGCGGCTGCCCTAG
- a CDS encoding MaoC family dehydratase N-terminal domain-containing protein — translation MPLDQSFIGRAYPPSPAYEVGREKIREFALAIGETNPVHFDPEVARGLGHEDVIAPPTFAVVLSLKVNDVIVSDPELGLDYGRVVHGDQSFVHHRPIRAGDVLSTVLHVDNITSRMGNDLLALRAEITDAEGAPVTTAKSTLVVRGEGA, via the coding sequence GTGCCTCTTGACCAGTCCTTCATCGGACGTGCCTACCCGCCGTCGCCGGCCTACGAGGTCGGGCGCGAGAAGATCCGCGAGTTCGCCCTGGCGATCGGGGAGACCAACCCCGTGCACTTCGACCCCGAGGTCGCCCGGGGGTTGGGGCACGAGGACGTGATCGCGCCGCCCACGTTCGCGGTGGTGCTGTCGCTGAAGGTGAACGACGTGATCGTCTCGGACCCGGAGCTGGGGCTGGACTACGGCCGGGTGGTGCACGGGGACCAGTCGTTCGTCCACCACCGGCCGATCCGGGCGGGGGACGTGCTGTCGACGGTGCTGCACGTGGACAACATCACCTCCCGGATGGGGAACGACCTGCTGGCGCTGCGGGCCGAGATCACCGATGCGGAGGGGGCCCCGGTGACCACTGCCAAGTCGACGCTGGTGGTGCGGGGGGAGGGGGCGTGA
- the rpmG gene encoding 50S ribosomal protein L33, whose translation MAATDVRPKITLACEECKHRNYITRKNRRNDPDRLEIKKFCPNCKTHRAHKETR comes from the coding sequence GTGGCTGCAACCGACGTACGCCCCAAGATCACCCTCGCGTGCGAGGAGTGCAAGCACCGGAACTACATCACCAGGAAGAACCGGCGCAACGACCCGGACCGCCTGGAGATCAAGAAGTTCTGCCCGAACTGCAAGACCCACCGGGCGCACAAGGAAACGCGCTGA